A window from Anser cygnoides isolate HZ-2024a breed goose chromosome 1, Taihu_goose_T2T_genome, whole genome shotgun sequence encodes these proteins:
- the CRELD2 gene encoding protein disulfide isomerase CRELD2 isoform X2, with amino-acid sequence MTAVISNLHLLSVLEVLCLAKRPLAVTGGQLQQVYAPCALIVKGLADTAKKNFGGGNTAWEEKTLSKYESSEIRLVEIIENLCDSSNFECNNMVEEHEEHIEKWWFKLKKKYPDLFKWFCVETIEVCCPAGTYGPDCLACRGGSERPCHGNGHCDGDGTRGGDGSCSCNKEYTGEFCLDCASGYYSTLRNDTHSLCTACHAACKTCTGSSNKDCQDCKEGWIKNEEAACVDLDECASSPCKDEQYCLNTEGSFSCKACHASCVGCTGEGSDKCKTCASGYMKEDEKCTDIDECNLPEKVCIKENEDCVNTSGSYKCVCSEGFEDKDGTCVQTVKTGEEVETETTETSHTGHEDL; translated from the exons ATGACAGCCGTAATTAGTAATTTGCACCTTCTTTCTGTCCTGGAGGTCCTCTGCCTTGCTAAGCGGCCGTTAGCAGTCACGGGTGGACAACTGCAGCAGGTTTATGCGCCCTGTGCGTTAATCGTGAAG GGATTAGCAGATACGGCGAAGAAGAACTTTGGTGGTGGAAATACAGCCTGGGAAGAGAAGACATTGTCGAAGTATGAGTCCAG TGAAATTCGTCTTGTAGAGATCATAGAGAATCTGTGTGACAGTAGTAACTTTGAATGTAACAACATGGTAGAAGAGCATGAGGAACATATAGAGAAATGGTGGTTCAAACT AAAGAAGAAGTATCCTGATTTGTTTAAGTGGTTTTGCGTAGAAACAATAGAAGTTTGTTGCCCAGCTGGAACTTATGGACCAGATTGCCttg CTTGTCGTGGTGGATCAGAAAGACCTTGTCATGGAAATGGCCACTGTGATGGGGATGGAACCCGTGGTGGAGATGGCTCATGTAGCTGCAACAAGGAGTATACAGGAGAATTTTGTTTGGACTGTGCTAGTGGTTACTATAGCACCTTGAGAAATGACACACATTCTCTTTGTACAG CCTGCCATGCTGCTTGTAAAACTTGTACTGGTTCAAGTAATAAGGACTGCCAAGACTGTAAAGAAGGCTGGATCAAAAATGAAGAAGCAGCTTGTGTGG atttAGATGAGTGTGCTTCTTCTCCTTGCAAAGATGAACAGTATTGTTTGAACACAGAAGGATCTTTCTCATGCAAag caTGTCATGCTAGCTGTGTAGGTTGCACGGGGGAAGGTTCCGACAAATGTAAGACCTGCGCATCTGGGTACatgaaggaagatgaaaagtGTACAG ATATAGATGAATGTAATCTTCCTGAAAAGGTATGCATTAAAGAGAATGAAGACTGTGTTAATACTTCAGGTAGTTACAAGTGTGTATGTTCAGAAGGGTTTGAAGATAAGGATGGAACGTGTGTTCAAACTGTAAAAACAG GAGAGGAAGTTGAGACTGAAACAACTGAGACTTCACATACTGGACATGAGGACTTATGA
- the CRELD2 gene encoding protein disulfide isomerase CRELD2 isoform X1, producing MGPGPAPRSARPPVCAALLLLVLVVVLPPLPAAGERRRLACSTCRGIADRFNQGLADTAKKNFGGGNTAWEEKTLSKYESSEIRLVEIIENLCDSSNFECNNMVEEHEEHIEKWWFKLKKKYPDLFKWFCVETIEVCCPAGTYGPDCLACRGGSERPCHGNGHCDGDGTRGGDGSCSCNKEYTGEFCLDCASGYYSTLRNDTHSLCTACHAACKTCTGSSNKDCQDCKEGWIKNEEAACVDLDECASSPCKDEQYCLNTEGSFSCKACHASCVGCTGEGSDKCKTCASGYMKEDEKCTDIDECNLPEKVCIKENEDCVNTSGSYKCVCSEGFEDKDGTCVQTVKTGEEVETETTETSHTGHEDL from the exons atggggcccggccccgcgccgcgctcGGCCCGGCCGCCGGTGTgcgctgccctgctgctgctggtgctggtggtggtcctcccgccgctccccgccgccggtgAGCGGCGCCGCCTGGCGTGCTCCACCTGCCGGGGCATCGCGGACAGGTTCAACCAG GGATTAGCAGATACGGCGAAGAAGAACTTTGGTGGTGGAAATACAGCCTGGGAAGAGAAGACATTGTCGAAGTATGAGTCCAG TGAAATTCGTCTTGTAGAGATCATAGAGAATCTGTGTGACAGTAGTAACTTTGAATGTAACAACATGGTAGAAGAGCATGAGGAACATATAGAGAAATGGTGGTTCAAACT AAAGAAGAAGTATCCTGATTTGTTTAAGTGGTTTTGCGTAGAAACAATAGAAGTTTGTTGCCCAGCTGGAACTTATGGACCAGATTGCCttg CTTGTCGTGGTGGATCAGAAAGACCTTGTCATGGAAATGGCCACTGTGATGGGGATGGAACCCGTGGTGGAGATGGCTCATGTAGCTGCAACAAGGAGTATACAGGAGAATTTTGTTTGGACTGTGCTAGTGGTTACTATAGCACCTTGAGAAATGACACACATTCTCTTTGTACAG CCTGCCATGCTGCTTGTAAAACTTGTACTGGTTCAAGTAATAAGGACTGCCAAGACTGTAAAGAAGGCTGGATCAAAAATGAAGAAGCAGCTTGTGTGG atttAGATGAGTGTGCTTCTTCTCCTTGCAAAGATGAACAGTATTGTTTGAACACAGAAGGATCTTTCTCATGCAAag caTGTCATGCTAGCTGTGTAGGTTGCACGGGGGAAGGTTCCGACAAATGTAAGACCTGCGCATCTGGGTACatgaaggaagatgaaaagtGTACAG ATATAGATGAATGTAATCTTCCTGAAAAGGTATGCATTAAAGAGAATGAAGACTGTGTTAATACTTCAGGTAGTTACAAGTGTGTATGTTCAGAAGGGTTTGAAGATAAGGATGGAACGTGTGTTCAAACTGTAAAAACAG GAGAGGAAGTTGAGACTGAAACAACTGAGACTTCACATACTGGACATGAGGACTTATGA